From one Acidobacteriota bacterium genomic stretch:
- a CDS encoding IS3 family transposase has protein sequence ERSQLGLPRSSYSYEPRVETDLSLRLMRRIDEVHLNIPFYGIRQMAVHLCRERFEVNRKRAQRLVRKMEVVAIHSAPRTTVEAPEHRKYPYPLPNFAMDRPD, from the coding sequence TGAGCGCTCTCAGCTTGGGCTGCCACGATCGAGCTACTCCTACGAGCCGAGGGTGGAGACCGATTTGAGCCTACGACTGATGCGACGGATTGACGAGGTCCATCTGAATATTCCATTCTACGGCATCCGGCAAATGGCCGTCCACCTCTGCCGGGAGAGATTCGAGGTCAATCGAAAGCGGGCGCAGCGACTGGTGCGAAAGATGGAAGTGGTCGCGATCCATTCAGCACCACGGACGACGGTGGAGGCCCCGGAGCACCGCAAATATCCGTATCCGCTACCAAATTTCGCGATGGATCGCCCTGACTAG